Genomic window (Neoarius graeffei isolate fNeoGra1 chromosome 13, fNeoGra1.pri, whole genome shotgun sequence):
ttTCACCGTGGCCCACTCATCAGAGCATGGTTCAACAGCCATCCAAGGATGCGTAATGTGTTTTTACCACCATATTCGCCGTTTCTCAATCCTATTGAAGAGTTTTTCTCTGCTTGGAGGTGGAGAGTTTATGAACGCCACATTGGGGATCAGAGGTCTCTCCTCAATGCGATGGATGCTGCCTGTGAAGACATCACAGGCGATCAGTGTCGGGGTTGGCTAAGACATTCACGCCGCTTCTTCCCACGCTGCATCGCAAGGGAGAACATCCGGTGCGATGTAGATGAAAATCTGTGGCCAAACAGAGAGCAGTGGATGGATGGccaggaggatgaggatggtgaCCAGGAGAGGGTGGGGGAAGACGGCAACAGCGACTAGTCCAAGTGTTTCATTTCTGGAACTTTATTGCTTTTTTGGTTCATGTTTATATTTTGCCATACAGCCTTTCAGCGTGAGGACACATGATATCACATGCAGAAGGTCAATGCATATTTTCCTTTTACCTATATTCTCTGTACATAATGCAGTAATGCATGCAATTTGGTTTGTGTGAAAATTGTGTGAATAAACAATTTCCTTGGCGAAATGAGTGCACTGTGTGTGGTGTCAAACTTTGGAGGCTGCTCTCACTGTAAAACCCTATTTCTCCAGTTTTATATATAATAGTATTCCTTTAGCTAGACCTCTGACAAAATGTCTaagcattttgacttgcagtgcttacacaatgccaaagggacaatgcattttgggggcattGACTATTTATTTGAGAAGGATATTTAGTTTTGACACATGGGTAAACTGTTTTGGGAGAGATATGAGCATTTGCAGATGATCCATGTAGTTGTGCTGAGCCATCCAGGTCATTTAGACAGAAGCACTTACAGTTTTTCTCgattggtttggctcatttcctgaaactgagatgacattccTATAACTATAAGGTCATTTTGCCAAACAGTGTTACAGTTCTGCACAACCCTTCAGATAACCAGCAAAATGTCATATGTCTCCCAAAACTGTTCATTCATGCTTCAAAATGAAATCCCTTTCCCATATAAATAGTCAGTACCATAAAAATGGCATAGATCCTTCTCAACTGCTTGGCCTCATTTTCGttcattacagtttttctcaattggtttggctcatttcctgaaactgagatgacattctcAAAATAACATGGACAAATCCCCAAACCCACTTGCAACTTCTCACAACAGATTGGCATTTCTCATTGCTTTCGTCAAATTGCAAATCCTTTGTACATGTCTCCGGTGTCTAGTGCATCCTTGCAAATGGTTATGTACAAGTGGCCCACagttaacacaatcatcccacaTTTAGCTCAACTTCCAAATGAATATATGTTCATAATCTATCCCAATTAGCTGCTTCTCAATGTTATGGTCGTTCCCTCCAAAACATGTCAGAACAATTTCATCGTATAAGCCATCATATGCAGAATAGTCTGCTCAATTGTCAAAATTAGTCAAGGACATAAtacaatatagtatatatatatatatttttgtcagAAGAATTTGGAAGATTTTTGGAATAAATACATGGCAGTTAGGTGAATAAGTGACAGGTGAATTCAGGTTTAGACTAACGATGGAGGAGTTTCCCACATCACAGATGACCAATCCAACAGTTTGTGGAGTTACCTGGCAGGTGTTGTGTATGACTGTGCCTACGGCCATACATGTATATATAGAGCTTGGCCTGGTGCCAGTACTATTTGCAGAATGAATATGGAGGAACCTCAACAAGGTCAACTTCCAGCTGGAGGAAGGGGAAGAGGAAGAGATGGAGGAGGaaggagaggaagaggaagaggggtGCGTATGCGTGGTGGTGGAGTAGGGGGAAGAGGGCGAGGCGTGCGTAGGCATCACACTGTCCCCGATGAAATTAGAGCCACCATTATTGACCATGTTGTCAATCATGGTCTAACCATGGCAGAGGCAGGGCGCCGAGTGCAGCCTAACGTGCCACGCTCTACAGTCTCTTCCATCATTCAAACCTTTCGCAGGGAAAACAGGTATGCACCCAGGCAGTGATGGAATTACAATTTTTGCttggaaaggtgtgtgtgtgtgtgtgtgtgtgtgtgtgtgtgtgtgtgtgtgtgtgtgtgtgtgtgcgtgcacgcctgcacgtgtgtgcatgtgtgtaggcCTATACTGCAAAATCGTATGATGCAGTGTTCATAGTACAGTAAATTGGACAAAATAAAGCAAATTACAGTTGCAGTTTAGAGTAGTTTTGCAGTGCAAATTGTCATGTTGTCCGTGTCTATCTGCAGAATTGGGCGACAGCCTCCTGTGGGCGGTAGAAGGAGATTGCTCACAGATCCCCAGGAACAAGCCATCTGCAACATGGTCATACAGAACAATGCCATTACACTCACACAGATCCGCAATGCAGTCCTTGAAGACCAAGCCATCTTCCACAATATCAACTCCATTAGTGTATCAACCATAGACCGGGTACTCAAGAGAAACCGTATGACAATGAAACAAATATACAGGGTACCATTTGACAGGAATACAGAGAGGGTAAAAGAACTGCGGTACCAGTATGTGCAGGTAAGTCAATTACTGTATTTGTTTTCCACCATTGTAACCTATACACTATGCAGAGGTTCAAAGTTTGGGGGGTTTTCCGTATCTTTACTGTACCTTTGGAATCCAGTATCTGACCACAGAATTTTGCCTAAGAACTGTAACAGAAAACTGTGATCAGTATTTCTCCATTTTGTGTCACATACCAGCTGGAGTATCTCTGCATAGGCCAGCATAGGTTTGGAACCGTTGCAGGTTATATTGACTTTGTGAAGAAGATATTACTGCTGTGTATGACCCATCTGCATGATTTGGTTTTACCTGTGTTTCTCTTTTGTAGAGAATAATGGCATTGGAGGGAATAGAAACACCTCATCTCCTGGTGTTTGTGGACGAGGCAGGTTTCAATCTGGCCAAGTGCCGCAGGCGCGGACGTAACATCATTGGCCAGCGGGCCACAGTAGACGTCCCGGGTCAAAGAGGAGGAAATATCACAATGTGTGCGGCCATTTCTGACAATGGTGTGGCCACACATATTGCAAGCCTAGGCCCATACAACACGCAGAGGCTCCTCCTCTACCTGGATCGTCTGTATGTGGATTTGGTCCCCGAGAATGAAAGGGGACTCGAAGCGCCCCACCTATCACAATTTGTCATTGTGTGGGACAATGTCAGCTTTCACCGTGGCCCACTCATCAGAGCGTGGTTCGACACCCATCCAAGGATGCGTAATGTTTTTTTACCACCATACTCGCCATTCCTCAATCCCATTGAAGAATTTTTTTCTGCTTGGAGGTGGAGGGTTTATGAACGCCACATTGGGGATCAGAGGTCTCTCCTCAATGCCATGGATGCTGCCTGCGATGACATCACAGGCGATCAGTGTCGGGGTTGGCTAAGACATTCACGCCGCTTCTTTCCACGCTGCATCGCAAGGGAGAACATCCGGTGCGATGTTGATGAAAATCTGTGGCCAAACAGAGAGCAGCGGATGGATGGCCTGGAGGATGAGGAAGGCTACCAGGAGAGGGTGGGGGAAGACAGCAACAGCGACTAATCCAAGTGTTAAACTTGTGGAACTTGCTTTTTTCAATTCCTTTTTTGGTTCATGTTTATATTTTGTGATATAGCCTATAGACGCATGACATCACATGCAGGAGGTAAATGCATATTTTCCTTTTACTGTATACCTATACTCTCTGTTCGTAATGCAGtaatgcatgcaattttgtttgtgtgAAAATTGTGTGAATAAACAATTTCTTTGGTGAAATGAGTGCACTGTGTGTGGTGTCAAACTTTGGAGGCTGCTGTCACTGTAAAACCCTATTTCTCCAGTTTTATATATAATAGTATTCCTTTAGCTAGACCTCTGACAAACTGTCTaagcattttgacttgcagtgcttacacgatgccaaagggacaatgcattttgggggtaTTGACTATTTATTTGAGAAGGATATTTAGTTTTGACACATGGATAAACTGTTTTGGGAGAGATATGAGCATTTGCAGATGATCCATGTAATTGTGTTGAGCCATCCAGGTCATTTAGACAGAAGCACTTAATGAACAAAAATGAGGCCAAGCAATTGAGAAGGATCTATGCCATTTTTATGGTACTGACTATTTACATGGGAAAGGGATTTCCTTTTGAAGCGTGAATGAATGGTTTTGGGAGAGATATGACATTTTGCTGGTTATCTGAAGGGTTGTGCAGAGCTGTATCACTGTTTCGCAAAATGACCTTATAGTTATAggaatgtcatctcagtttcaagaaatgagccaaaccaattgagaaaaactgtaaaatgcgagctctgttgcatatctgatc
Coding sequences:
- the LOC132896021 gene encoding uncharacterized protein LOC132896021, which codes for MLSVSICRIGRQPPVGGRRRLLTDPQEQAICNMVIQNNAITLTQIRNAVLEDQAIFHNINSISVSTIDRVLKRNRMTMKQIYRVPFDRNTERVKELRYQYVQRIMALEGIETPHLLVFVDEAGFNLAKCRRRGRNIIGQRATVDVPGQRGGNITMCAAISDNGVATHIASLGPYNTQRLLLYLDRLYVDLVPENERGLEAPHLSQFVIVWDNVSFHRGPLIRAWFDTHPRMRNVFLPPYSPFLNPIEEFFSAWRWRVYERHIGDQRSLLNAMDAACDDITGDQCRGWLRHSRRFFPRCIARENIRCDVDENLWPNREQRMDGLEDEEGYQERVGEDSNSD